The following proteins are co-located in the Primulina tabacum isolate GXHZ01 chromosome 11, ASM2559414v2, whole genome shotgun sequence genome:
- the LOC142517723 gene encoding WEB family protein At5g55860-like, which produces MVAKDYHKTKGSAKAEVGEIDTSAPFQSVKDAVNLFGEGAFSGEKPVIKKAKPQSAERVLAKETQLHLVEKELNRLKDQLQNAEMTKAQALADLEKAKWTVSDLTQKLKSMNEYKDSAIKDSEIAKHRAKLLAESNNSNSKVTDESSNIDLETSRVQYMAMVTEVDAAKQELIKTRQNYDASMKDRDIASKQAAEANDSSQENVGKCGELSKEISTVQGSIQRVKLAIAQAKEDETKICDDKEKQKQLHKVNHGETFKKLLALKKEIDPELVKNLETQLSETLSETEGLKKEMDGRRDTDLDSVKAVTSELDGAKESLHKVVEEENTLRNLVETLKSELGDIKKEHSELKENEAETESIAGNLHVKLRKANFELEEALLEEAKVAGASDEMIATIRQLAVERENAKLEVEDMKQQAKELKRVAEAARIELEEAETKLRVALHEAEESKEAEARALDQIKILSEKTDAARVSTSEPGAQITISRDEFESLSHKVEESEKLAVMKVAAAMAQVEAVKASENEALQRFEATQKEIEDIKAATQEALKKAEMSEAAKKAVEGELRRWREREQKKVAEAGSRILAETEKPLVSPPPVYQSQKQRPQETVLQSRKLEKAKTSVAKKVLMPSLTGVFQKKKTHVEGGSPSYLPGEKPAW; this is translated from the exons ATGGTGGCGAAAGATTATCATAAAACCAAAGGTTCGGCTAAAGCTGAGGTGGGAGAAATCGACACCAGTGCACCGTTTCAATCTGTCAAAGATGCTGTCAATTTATTTGGCGAAGGTGCTTTTTCTGGGGAAAAGCCAGTCATAAAGAAGGCAAAACCACAATCTGCAGAA AGAGTGCTGGCAAAAGAGACTCAGCTTCACTTGGTTGAGAAAGAGCTTAATAGGTTGAAAGATCAATTACAAAATGCGGAAATGACCAAAGCTCAGGCTCTTGCAGATCTTGAAAAAGCTAAATGGACTGTTTCAGATCTTACCCAGAAATTGAAAAGTATGAATGAATATAAGGATTCAGCAATTAAGGATTCAGAAATCGCTAAGCATCGAGCAAAGCTACTTGCAGAATCCAACAACAGCAATTCTAAAGTAACCGATGAATCTTCAAATATAGATCTTGAAACTTCTAGAGTTCAGTATATGGCTATGGTCACCGAAGTTGATGCGGCAAAGCAGGAGTTGATAAAAACACGGCAAAATTATGATGCATCTATGAAAGATAGAGACATTGCCAGCAAGCAAGCTGCTGAGGCAAATGATTCTTCCCAAGAAAATGTAGGAAAATGTGGCGAGTTATCCAAGGAAATATCTACTGTTCAAGGCTCGATTCAGCGAGTGAAGCTTGCGATAGCTCAAGCGAAGGAAGACGAAACAAAGATTTGTGATGACAAGGAAAAACAAAAGCAGTTACACAAAGTAAACCACGGCGAGACATTTAAAAAATTGCTTGCTTTGAAAAAAGAGATAGATCCTGAActtgttaagaatctggagaCTCAATTGAGCGAAACCTTGTCGGAGACAGAAGGTTTAAAAAAGGAAATGGATGGTAGAAGAGATACGGACCTTGATTCTGTGAAGGCTGTTACTTCAGAGTTGGATGGTGCTAAAGAATCGCTGCATAAAGTGGTGGAAGAGGAGAATACTTTGAGAAATCTAGTGGAGACCCTTAAATCGGAACTAGGTGACATTAAAAAGGAGCACTCTGAGTTGAAAGAGAATGAAGCAGAAACAGAATCCATTGCAGGTAATCTGCATGTGAAGCTCCGAAAAGCAAACTTTGAGCTTGAAGAAGCACTTTTGGAAGAAGCAAAAGTGGCGGGTGCTTCTGACGAAATGATCGCTACAATCCGGCAGCTTGCTGTGGAGAGAGAAAATGCGAAACTTGAAGTTGAAGACATGAAGCAGCAAGCAAAGGAGCTTAAGAGAGTAGCAGAAGCAGCCAGAATTGAACTTGAAGAAGCAGAAACGAAACTGAGAGTTGCTTTGCATGAAGCAGAAGAATCGAAGGAAGCTGAAGCTAGAGCCCTTGATCAGATCAAGATTTTGTCTGAGAAAACTGATGCAGCCCGTGTCTCAACTTCAGAGCCCGGTGCCCAGATTACAATATCAAGAGACGAGTTCGAATCACTGAGCCATAAGGTTGAGGAATCTGAAAAACTAGCGGTTATGAAAGTTGCAGCAGCGATGGCTCAGGTGGAAGCAGTCAAAGCCAGTGAAAACGAGGCTCTACAGAGATTCGAGGCTACACAGAAGGAAATCGAGGACATTAAAGCTGCTACTCAGGAGGCGTTGAAGAAAGCAGAGATGTCCGAGGCAGCCAAGAAGGCAGTTGAGGGAGAACTCAGAAGATGGCGTGAACGGGAACAGAAGAAAGTAGCAGAAGCAGGGTCTCGAATTCTCGCTGAAACGGAGAAGCCCCTCGTATCACCCCCTCCCGTGTACCAATCCCAGAAGCAGAGGCCTCAAGAGACAGTCTTGCAATCTCGAAAGTTAGAGAAAGCAAAAACATCAGTAGCCAAGAAAGTGCTAATGCCTAGCCTCACTGGGGTGTTTCAAAAGAAGAAAACCCATGTCGAGGGTGGTTCTCCTTCTTATTTGCCTGGTGAGAAACCGGCTTGGTGA
- the LOC142518443 gene encoding early nodulin-like protein 21 has protein sequence NQTLIITSIHSNGFYSFKISFSSVFHHPFYSLRPAFGFEFPVRSWRRGSLKIPTGEEPETYNEWAAQNRFQIGDTLHFKYQNDSVLVVSSADYLNWNTANPISEFKDGSSVFQFDRSGFYYFMSGKPGHFNSGQRLIVRVMHPSEIGVPSSAPAPAPADGADGGGSDYLDWGPPAGVNSGIIKLDFVSFSTIGLCGLLYLFI, from the exons AATCAAACTCTTATAATTACTTCTATCCACTCCAATGGCTTCTACAGCTTCAAGATCAGCTTTTCTTCTGTTTTCCATCATCCTTTTTACAGCCTCCGTCCCGCATTTGGTTTCGAGTTTCCAGTTCGAAGTTGGAGAAGAGGGAGTCTGAAAATACCGACTGGGGAAGAACCTGAGACGTATAATGAATGGGCTGCCCAAAACAGATTCCAGATTGGTGATACACTTC ATTTCAAGTACCAGAATGACTCGGTGCTGGTGGTGAGCTCTGCTGATTACTTGAACTGGAACACGGCAAACCCCATCTCCGAATTCAAAGACGGAAGCTCGGTTTTCCAGTTTGATCGTTCGGGTTTTTACTATTTCATGAGTGGGAAGCCGGGTCACTTCAACTCAGGCCAAAGGCTTATCGTTCGAGTGATGCATCCTTCTGAGATTGGAGTTCCATCCTCTGCTCCGGCCCCGGCCCCGGCTGATGGTGCAGATGGAGGGGGTTCGGATTATTTGGATTGGGGGCCTCCTGCTGGAGTAAATTCTGGGATCATCAAACTTGATTTTGTTTCCTTCTCCACCATTGGATTATGTGGTTTACTTTACTTATTTATATAG
- the LOC142518345 gene encoding cellulose synthase-like protein E6, translated as MAANDGEENGATLFETKLAKGRALYKLFSSTILTGIILIWIYRLVHIPRTGESGRYAWIGMFFSEVLFGLYWIITQAGRWHVVYRRPFKEKLSASCANKMPGVDIFVCTADPILEPPSLVINTVLSLISYNYPSEKLSLYLSDDGGSELTFYALLEVSKFSKYWIPFCKKYNVEPRAPEVYFSQNIDTNESNFSRQWISIKGMYVDMKCRIDSAAEKSFIPKEIKDQHKGFSEWDNKVTKQDHQSIVQILIDGWNPNSVDIEGNRLPTLVYLSREKKPGWAHNFKAGSMNALIRVSSEISNAPIILNLDCDMYANDPDAIQDASCFFLDEKQGKSISYVQYPQRYSNITKNDIYANIAYATNQFELSGLDGFGGALYIGTGCFHRRESLSGKKYSEDHRIEQNTAKDNINGRTIEELEEASNVLANCSSEKGTLWGKELGLVYGCPVEDIVTGLTIQCRGWKPVYYNPSKSAFLGVAPITLDIALVQFKRWAEGMFQIFLSKYCPFVYGRGRISLGAQMGYCIYLLWAPVSLPTLGYVIIPALCLLHEVPLFPEVSSFWFAPFAYVSIAYTIYNLFEDLTCGDTLKGWWNYQRMWLIRRTTSYFFAFFDTISRHLGLSETSFVVTSKVVDDDVQKRYEQETMEFGSPSIMFVIISTLALLNLFSFGWGIKSVVLGSGMLEKFVPQITICGLLALVNLPVYTALFLRSDKGKIPSSVLFKSIVVASAACLIPVY; from the exons ATGGCTGCCAATGACGGAGAAGAAAATGGAGCTACTTTGTTCGAGACCAAACTAGCCAAAGGCAGAGCTCTCTACAAGCTCTTTTCTTCGACGATACTTACTGGGATAATCTTGATATGGATATATAGATTGGTTCACATCCCAAGAACAGGAGAATCTGGAAGATATGCTTGGATTGGGATGTTCTTTTCGGAGGTTTTGTTCGGTTTATACTGGATTATCACCCAAGCTGGACGATGGCATGTTGTTTATCGGAGACCCTTTAAGGAAAAGCTGTCAGCAAG CTGTGCCAACAAGATGCCGGGGGTCGATATATTTGTATGCACAGCTGATCCCATTTTGGAACCACCATCGTTGGTGATCAACACGGTTCTTTCACTCATTTCGTACAATTATCCATCTGAaaaactaagcctttacctgtcGGATGATGGTGGTTCGGAATTAACATTCTATGCTCTACTTGAGGTTTCTAAGTTTTCGAAGTACTGGATACCTTTCTGCAAGAAATACAATGTGGAGCCAAGGGCCCCTGAAGTCTATTTTTCTCAGAATATCGACACAAACGAGTCAAATTTCTCGCGACAATGGATTAGCATTAAG GGAATGTACGTAGATATGAAATGCCGAATCGATTCAGCAGCGGAAAAGAGTTTCATTCCTAAAGAAATTAAGGATCAACACAAAGGGTTCTCAGAATGGGATAATAAGGTCACAAAACAGGATCATCAATCCATTGTGCAG ATTCTGATAGATGGATGGAACCCCAACTCGGTTGATATAGAAGGAAACAGATTACCCACACTGGTGTACTTGTCGCGGGAAAAGAAACCTGGATGGGCACACAACTTCAAGGCTGGATCGATGAATGCATTG ATTAGAGTGTCATCAGAAATCAGCAATGCACCAATCATTCTCAATCTTGACTGTGATATGTATGCGAATGATCCGGATGCTATACAAGATGCATCATGCTTTTTTTTAGATGAAAAACAAGGAAAATCGATATCATATGTCCAGTATCCTCAACGCTACAGCAACATCaccaaaaatgatatatatgcaAATATTGCCTATGCGACTAATCAA TTCGAGCTTTCGGGTTTAGATGGTTTTGGTGGGGCTCTGTATATTGGTACAGGATGCTTCCATAGAAGGGAAAGCCTATCTGGAAAGAAGTATTCCGAGGATCATAGGATTGAACAGAACACTGCCAAGGACAACATTAACGGCAGAACAATTGAAGAATTGGAGGAAGCATCAAACGTTTTAGCAAACTGCAGCTCTGAAAAAGGCACTCTGTGGGGGAAAGAG TTGGGATTGGTGTATGGATGTCCAGTTGAGGACATAGTGACGGGCCTAACAATCCAATGCAGGGGATGGAAACCTGTGTATTACAATCCAAGCAAGAGTGCCTTTTTGGGCGTTGCTCCAATTACCTTGGATATAGCTCTTGTTCAGTTCAAGAGATGGGCTGAAGGCATGTTTCAGATTTTCTTGTCCAAGTATTGTCCCTTTGTTTATGGCCGTGGCAGAATATCGTTGGGTGCCCAAATGGGATACTGTATTTACCTTCTCTGGGCGCCAGTTTCATTGCCTACTTTGGGTTATGTGATCATTCCTGCTCTTTGCTTGCTTCATGAAGTGCCCTTGTTCCCTGAG GTTTCGAGCTTTTGGTTTGCCCCTTTTGCTTATGTTTCTATCGCTTACACGATCTACAACTTATTTGAAGACCTAACGTGTGGTGACACCCTGAAGGGCTGGTGGAACTATCAAAGAATGTGGCTCATAAGGCGCACAACTTCATATTTCTTCGCCTTTTTTGACACGATTTCCAGGCATTTAGGCCTCTCTGAGACGTCATTCGTTGTCACTTCTAAGGTAGTTGACGATGATGTGCAGAAGAGGTATGAGCAAGAAACCATGGAGTTCGGAAGCCCATCCATCATGTTCGTCATCATTTCAACACTCGCATTGTTAAACCTTTTCAGCTTTGGATGGGGTATCAAGAGTGTCGTTTTAGGCTCGGGGATGTTGGAAAAGTTTGTGCCACAGATTACTATATGTGGATTGTTGGCTTTGGTGAATCTACCAGTGTATACAGCACTGTTCTTGAGAAGTGATAAAGGGAAAATCCCATCTTCAGTTTTGTTTAAATCCATTGTTGTGGCATCTGCAGCATGCCTGATTCCGGTGTATTAA
- the LOC142518618 gene encoding uncharacterized protein LOC142518618 → MSNTLMASNRDDPLLLLSAHQHPASSSSPAAVSDPDSYLLDASQLGSASGSFQNDGFLGGGYDAGFVNESEYGFSRPDFRQGPLVGTVELYERHVFLCYKNPQVWPPRIEAAEFDRLPRLLAAALAARKTEMKRQTRLTICEGRDGTETSNGDVLIFPDMIRYRRLTHFDVDTFVEEVLVKECDWLPGSPEALRGCYIFVCCHGSRDRRCGICGPSVINKFKDEIESRGLQGKVSVGPCSHIGGHKYAGNVIIFGPNIKKEVSGHWYGYVMPEDVPVLLEQHIGKGEIVDCLWRGQMGLSEDDQKRSQELRFQINGETFMNRIPNETVGVTNAKASMCASQADGTACCQEKDGFSCCQNPVSKGKVDPESTKVAENVTNEKKRRYKRQISQNNSGNGTGPHKVCSMPTWLETWEREDAYAALAVVGAAVSVAFAYSCYKQLS, encoded by the exons ATGTCAAACACGCTAATGGCCAGCAATCGCGACGATCCACTTCTACTGCTGAGTGCGCACCAACATCCTGCCTCGTCTTCCTCGCCCGCTGCTGTCTCCGACCCCGACAGTTACCTTCTCGACGCCTCCCAACTTGGTAGCGCCTCCGGCAGCTTCCAGAACGATGGCTTCCTCGGCGGGGGATACGATGCTGGATTTGTTAACGAATCCGAATATGGCTTCTCCCGCCCCGATTTCAGGCAGGGTCCGCTTGTGGGAACTGTGGAGCTATACGAGCGCCACGTCTTCTTGTGCTACAAGAACCCTCAGGTGTGGCCGCCTCGTATTGAGGCCGCTGAATTCGATCGGCTTCCCAGACTTCTTGCTGCCGCTCTAGCTGCGAGGAAGACAGAAATGAAACGACAG ACCCGTTTGACTATATGTGAGGGACGCGATGGTACTGAGACATCGAACGGTGATGTGCTAATCTTTCCAGACATGATTAGATACAG GAGATTAACGCATTTTGATGTTGATACATTTGTTGAGGAGGTGCTCGTGAAGGAGTGTGACTGGTTGCCTGGAAGCCCAGAAGCTTTGAGGGGTTGTTATATTTTTGTATGCTGTCATGGCTCAAGGGATCGACGATGTGGTATTTGTGGACCTTCTGTTATCAATAAATTTAAGGATGAGATAGAATCACGTGGTTTACAAGGTAAAGTGTCGGTTGGCCCCTGTTCACACATTGGAGGGCACAAGTATGCGGGTAACGTGATCATTTTTGGACCTAACATAAAAAAAGAAGTCTCTGGCCACTG GTACGGGTATGTTATGCCTGAAGATGTACCTGTTTTGCTTGAACAGCATATTGGGAAAGGAGAAATTGTTGATTGCCTATGGAG GGGACAAATGGGATTATCAGAAGACGACCAGAAAAGGTCACAGGAACTAAGGTTTCAGATTAATGGTGAAACATTTATGAATAGGATCCCAAATGAGACTGTAGGAGTCACCAATGCAAAAGCGAGTATGTGCGCATCTCAAGCAGATGGCACAGCATGTTGTCAAGAGAAAGATGGCTTCTCTTGCTGTCAGAACCCTGTCTCAAAAGGAAAGGTGGATCCTGAGTCTACCAAGGTTGCTGAAAATGTTACTAACGAAAAGAAAAGGCGCTATAAGAGACAAATTTCTCAAAATAATAGTGGAAATGGAACTGGTCCTCATAAAGTGTGCTCAATGCCTACGTGGTTGGAAACCTGGGAGCGTGAAGATGCATATGCTGCACTAGCCGTTGTTGGTGCTGCTGTATCAGTTGCATTTGCCTATAGCTGCTACAAAcagttgagctga
- the LOC142519477 gene encoding protein NOI4-like, with amino-acid sequence MIDPLILGVMLFEDILILTYDESSPVFGDWEKGRPLPKFGEWDVNDPASAEGFTVIFNKARDEKKTGGKPESPTKMDINARHGVEPLKPQGKKWFCCM; translated from the exons ATGATCGATCCCTTGATTTTGGGGGTTATGCTTTTTGAAGATATCTTGATTTTGACCTATGATGAAAGCAGTCCCGTTTTTGGTGATTGG GAGAAGGGTCGGCCATTGCCAAAGTTCGGTGAATGGGATGTTAATGACCCAGCTTCAGCAGAGGGTTTTACTGTAATATTTAACAAAGCCAGGGATGAGAAGAAGACTGGTGGGAAGCCAGAGTCTCCTACAAAGATGGATATAAATGCAAGGCATGGTGTGGAACCTTTAAAACCTCAGGGT AAAAAATGGTTTTGCTGCATGTAG
- the LOC142518222 gene encoding transmembrane emp24 domain-containing protein p24beta2-like, producing the protein MKHPTAAAAALAVILVNFSGAMGVRFVIDREECLSHKVEYGDTVHFSFVVIKSDSSWRYSEDGVDLVVKGPNGEQVHDIRDKTSDKHEFVAYNQGVYRFCFTSKSPYHETIDFDVHAGHFLYHDEHAKDEHFKPLFEHIGKLEGALYNVQFEQHWLQAQNHRQAIVNEKMGRGAVHKALFESAVLIGASFLQIYIMRRLFEKRLGTSRV; encoded by the exons ATGAAGCACCCGACGGCGGCTGCGGCGGCGCTGGCGGTTATTCTGGTGAATTTCAGCGGTGCAATGGGGGTTAGATTTGTGATAGACAGAGAGGAATGCTTATCTCACAAGGTGGAGTATGGGGACACGGTGCACTTCTCTTTTGTGGTGATTAAATCAGACAGCTCTTGGCGTTACAGCGAGGATGGCGTTGATCTTGTG GTGAAGGGACCAAATGGTGAACAAGTCCATGATATTCGAGACAAGACGAGTGACAAGCACGAGTTTGTGGCGTATAATCAAGGAGTTTATCGCTTTTGTTTCACGAGCAAATCTCCTTATCATGAAACCATAGACTTCGACGTGCACGCCGGCCATTTCTTGTATCATGATGAGCATGCTAAAGATG AACATTTCAAGCCTCTATTTGAGCATATTGGGAAGTTGGAGGGAGCCTTGTACAATGTTCAGTTTGAGCAGCATTGGTTGCAGGCACAGAATCATCGTCAGGCAATTG TGAACGAGAAAATGGGGAGAGGAGCAGTTCACAAAGCTTTATTTGAATCGGCAGTTTTGATTGGAGCTAGCTTTTTGCAAATCTACATTATGCGTCGTCTGTTCGAGAAAAGGCTCGGGACGTCTAGAGTTTAG